GTAGTAGTAGGTGGCCGCCTGGAACAGCGCGTCAGGGGCCCGGTCGGCGGCGGCGTAGTTGGTGTAGATCTCCTCGAAACGCTTGAGCGCCTCTTCCGTCTTCCCGGTGCGCAGGAGCTGCAAGGCGTTTTCGTAGAGAGCCTGCGCGATCCCCTTCTCCTGTCCGAGAACAGGGAGCGAGAGGAAGAGGAGGGCGAGGAGGACCGTGAGGTACCGGGCGGGCCTCGGCAGTGTCATGAGAACCGCATCAAAAGGTGAATTTTTCCAGCCGGGTCAGGCCGCTTTCGATGGTGATCTTGCGGGCCTGCTTCTGGTCATGATCCGTTTCGGGCACGACCAGGATCTCGTGCTCGCCGGCGACCAGGGGATGTTCGAAAACCGGAGGATTATCCAGGAATATCCCGTCCACGTAGACCTTGCAGTTCGAAGGCTCGGCCTGAACCGAGAGCTTCCCGAGCGAGGGCCATTCGACCCGGACCGAGCGCGTTTCGCCACCCACGATTTCCACTTCAATCGACCGTTTAAAGCGGACTTTCTCGTTCACCAGCTGGAGCTGGAGCTTCCCTTCCGGGAGGCTGAGCTCTCCATTCTTGATGTCGGGGCTCATGGACTTCCCCTCCGCGGAGACGAAGGTGGCCTCCATCGGAAAGGGCGGCGGCGGCTCCAGCCGCGCGACCCCCATCGGAATCTTTTCCAAGGCGATCGAAAGCTGCTTGTTCTTCTTGTGATCGAAGCCGAGGTCTGCGGAAATCTTGCTCAGCGGCGCGTCTTCGGCGAATTCGAAGCGCTTCTCGCGGTAATCCTTCAGGACGAGGCGCAACGAGTGCTTCTCGCACGTCTCGATCGGGACCGCCGTGGGAGTCTTGCCGGCCGGCTTGCCGTCCAGGATCACCGTCGCGTTGGGAGGGTCGGTGGCGATGTTCACCGTGCCCTGTGCCGGCTCCAGCGAACGCAGATCGTAGTCGTCCTTGAAATCGCGCAGCGTCACCAGAGTGGAGCGCTGGCGGCATCCCTGCACCGCCAGGAGCTGGTGCTCCTTCTCGTCCGATTCAGAGAGCCGCAGGAGCGGCTTGGAGAGAAGCTCTCCGTCCAGGAAGAGCTCCGTTCCCTCGGCGACCTGGATCCTGGCCTCGCGGCCGGAGCTGGGAAGCTTCGCCTGCGGAACCGCCGGCGCGCCGAATGGCGTCGAGAAACCCGCCTGCGCCGCTTCGACGCGGGCCTCCGGCGAGCGCGCCGCACGGAGCTCCGATTGGTCGATCTCGTGCACCCGGCGCGGGAACAGCACCAGCCCCACCATCGCCAGCAGCACGCAGGCCGCGATCTTGAGCGGCTGGCCGGCGAAAAGCGGGAAGGAAGGCGCCGGCACGCTGCGCGGATAGGCGCGGGACCGGTCGCGCGGGCGAAGCACCGTGGGCCCCGACTCCTCGCGGCCGACCCTCAGTGTGGGGGCCGCCGTGCTGACGGGACGCTTGAAGTGGTAGGTGGAATAGTTGCTCAAGGCCTCGGCGAACTCGGCCCCGCTCTGGAAGCGATCGGCGGGCTCCTTGGCGAGGGCCCGCTTGAGAATCTGATCGAACGCGGGAGGCAGCTTCTCGTTGACGATACGGGGAGGCCGCGGCTCGTCGTAGAGAATCCGGTAGATGATCGTCGAGATGGTGTCCCCGCCGAAGGGGCGCTCGCCCGTGAGCAGCTCGTAGAGGACCACACCGAGGGAGAAGAAATCGCTGCGCCCGTCCATCGGCTTGCCGGAGATCTGCTCCGGAGACATGTAATTCGGCGTGCCGATGAGCACCCCCGCCTGGGTCAGGTTGGCGTCGGGCTTCTTGGCGAGTCCGAAATCGGTGACCTTGAGCAGGTCACCCTTCATGAGCATGAGGTTCGCCGGCTTGATGTCCCGGTGGATGACTTGGCTCTTGTGGGCATAGTCGAGAGCCGAGCAGGCTTGCGTGATGACGGACAGCACCGTGGCGAGCGGCAGGAGGGAGCCGGGCTTCGTGAAAGTCTCCAGCGTGACGCCATCGATATACTCCATGGCGATATATGTCCGCTGCGGATCTTCCACGACGTCGTAGATGGTGATGATGTTGGGATGGGCCAGCTTGCCGGCAGCCTGGGCCTCGCGGACGAAGCGGTGGCGCGCTTCGCGCGCTTCCTCCTCGGAGACACCGGGAGGAATCTGGATCATCTTGATGGCGATTTTTCGGTCGATTCGCGGGTCGTGGGCCAGGTAAACAACACCCATGGCCCCCTTTCCGATTTCGCGCAGAACCTCGAATCGACCGAGCTTCATTCCGGTCATTCGTGCTCGCCGCCTTGAATTTCGTCCGTCGGGGAAACCCCCCTTGTTGGGCTTATTCTAGGTTTCGCCCCCATGCTAGTCAAATAGAAAGGGCAGAATTGTTTACGCGAGTTTTGCCAGGGCAAAACCCGGTTCGAATTGGGCACGAAACCTTGAAAGGGGCGTCAGGATTTCGACGCCCGAACCCCTCGCTAGGAATGTATGACGCAAAAAGGCGTTTGAAGAGGGCAGTCGGAGAAATGCGCGGTTCGAGAGCAGCACTCCCGGCGCATTGAGGCTTGACGGGAATTCGGTTGCTGAAAAATTTCTGATCGCGAGAAATCAGCGCCCGGCACGCCTTTCGGGCCAATGGAGCCGAATAGAGGCCCCGCCGCGGTCCCATTATTTGCACCTCCGAAGGCCGAGGCGATACGATACCCTCCTTTTCAGGAGACCTCATGCACGTCATCGACTCAACGCCCGAGTTCGTCACCGGCGTCTATTCCCGGATGGAACAGCGTCTCGCCACGATTCGCGGCCGGGTTGGCCGACCCATTAGCCTGGCGGAAAAAATTCTCCTTGGGCATGCTGAAGATCCGGTGCGGCAGGAGATTCGGCCAGGAAAAAGCTATCTCCTGCTGCGCCCGGACCGGGTGGCGATGCAGGATGCCACCGCGCAGATGGCGCTGCTGCAGTTCATGCTCGCCGGACGGAAGAGCGTCGCGGTACCTACGACCGTCCACTGCGATCATCTGATTCGCGCACGCGACGGGGCCCGCGGCGATTTGGAGGTCGCCTCTCGCGAGAATCGCGAGGTCTTCGATTTCCTGCGCAGCGCCTCGCGCAAGTACGGCATCGGATTCTGGAGGCCGGGCGCCGGGATCATCCATCAGGTGATTCTGGAGAACTACGCGTTTCCCGGGGGCCTGCTGATCGGAACCGATTCCCACACCCCCAACGCCGGAGGGCTGGGGATGCTCTCCTGCGGCGTGGGGGGCGCCGACGCGATGGACGTGATGGCGGGCTTCCCCTGGGAGGTCCTCTATCCCGAGACGATCGGGATCCGGCTGACCGGCAGGCTGTCGGGCTGGACCGCCCCGAAGGACGTCATCCTCTACCTGTGCGGACTTCTCACCACGGAAGGAGGCACGAACCGCGTGCTGGAGTATTTCGGCCCGGGGACGCGCGCCATCAGCTGCACCGGCAAGGCCACGATCACCAACATGGGGGCGGAGCTGGGCGCCACCGGCTCGGTGTTTCCGTTCGATGAGCGCATGGACGCCTACCTGCGGGGAACAGGACGCGCCGGATTGGCCGACCTGGCGCAGCGCCACGTGGCCCTGCTGCAAGCCGACGCCGAGGTGGAGGAGCACCCCGAGCGCTTCTTCTCGCGCATCGTGGAGATCGATCTCTCCACCCTGGAGCCTCACCTGGTGGGGCCGCACCGGCCCGATCTCGCGAGACCTTTGTCGCAGGTCAAGGAGGCGGTGCGGCGGGAAGGATATCCCGAAGCGCTGTCGGTGGCTCTCATCGGCAGCTGCACCAACTCTTCGTACGAGGACATCGGCCGCGCCGCCGACGTGGCCACGCAGGCAATCACTCACGGCCGGAAGGTGGCGATTCCCCTCCTGGTCACGCCGGGATCGGAACAGATCCGCGCCACCATCGAGCGCGACGGGCAGATGGCGGTCCTGCAGAACCTCGGCGGCAAGGTGCTGGCGAATGCCTGCGGCCCGTGCATCGGCCAGTGGCAGCGCGACGACCTCGCGAGCAAGCCGCCCGGAGAGGCGCGCAAGAACGCCATCATCACCTCTTTCAACCGTAACTTCCCTCGCCGTAACGACGGCATGGCGGAGACGCTCGCTTTCATGGGAAGCCCCGAGGTGGTCATCGCCTACTCGATCGCGGGGCGGCTCGATTTCAATCCGCTCACCGACACGCTGCCGGCGGGCGACGGCAAGCCGTGGAAGCTGCAGCCCCCCGAGCCGGCGCCCGATCTTCCTTCGAAAGGGTTCGTGAAGCCCTCGGAAGGATACGAGGCTCCTGCCGAGTCGGATGAATCGGTCGACGTCACGATTGCCGGGGACAGCGATCGCCTGCAGCGCCTCGACCCCTTCCCTGCCTGGGACGGCAACGATTTCCTGAATCTGCCGGTCCTGCTCAAGGCAAAGGGTCCCTGCACGACCGATCACATATCCCCGGCGGGACCGTGGCTGCGCTACCGGGGGCACCTCGATCGGATCAGCGACAACCTCTTCCTGGGCGCGGTCAATGCCTTCACCAAGGAGCCGGGCACCGGCTTGAGCCCTCTCACCGGGGCCAAGGAGCCGCTGGCGGCGATCGCCCGGGCGCTGAAGGCCCAGGGAATCCGCTGGGTGGCGGTAGGAGACGCCAACTATGGCGAGGGAAGCAGCCGCGAGCACGCCGCGATGTCGCCGCGCCATCTCGGGGCCGCTGCCATCGTGGCCCGCTCGTTCGCGCGCATCCACGAATCGAATCTCAAGAAGCAGGGGCTCCTGCCCCTGACCTTCAACAACCTGCTCGACTACGACAGGATCCAGGAAGGAGACCGCCTGAGCCTGCTCCATCTCCCCGCGCTGGCCCCCGGAAGCAAGGTGCTGGGGCGCATCACCCACCGGGATGGCTCCGAGGAGGAGTTCGAGCTGCGGCACACGCTGAATGCCGAGCAGGTCGAATGGTTCAAGGCAGGCTCGGCCCTCAATCTGCTGCGGGCCCGCGAGCGAGCGTGACCGGCGTGGTTGCGTTCTTCCTCTACTAGACAGATTCCCGGCATGATTTCCTCCGCCTCGGCCGTGATCATCGGCGGCGGCGTTCTCGGTGCCAGCGCCGCTTTCCATCTCGTCGCGGCGGGGTGGAAGGATCTTCTTCTCCTCGATCGATATCCGGCTCCCGGACTGGGCAGCACGGGCCGGGCGACCGGCGGCTTTCGTGCGCAGTTCTCCACCCCCGTGAACATCGGTCTTTCCCTGCTATCGCGCCAGAAGCTGCTCCGCTTCCAGGAAGAGACCGGCGTGGACCCCGGATATTTGCCGGCCGGCTACCTCGTGCTGGCGGA
This genomic window from Candidatus Polarisedimenticolia bacterium contains:
- a CDS encoding aconitate hydratase, producing the protein MHVIDSTPEFVTGVYSRMEQRLATIRGRVGRPISLAEKILLGHAEDPVRQEIRPGKSYLLLRPDRVAMQDATAQMALLQFMLAGRKSVAVPTTVHCDHLIRARDGARGDLEVASRENREVFDFLRSASRKYGIGFWRPGAGIIHQVILENYAFPGGLLIGTDSHTPNAGGLGMLSCGVGGADAMDVMAGFPWEVLYPETIGIRLTGRLSGWTAPKDVILYLCGLLTTEGGTNRVLEYFGPGTRAISCTGKATITNMGAELGATGSVFPFDERMDAYLRGTGRAGLADLAQRHVALLQADAEVEEHPERFFSRIVEIDLSTLEPHLVGPHRPDLARPLSQVKEAVRREGYPEALSVALIGSCTNSSYEDIGRAADVATQAITHGRKVAIPLLVTPGSEQIRATIERDGQMAVLQNLGGKVLANACGPCIGQWQRDDLASKPPGEARKNAIITSFNRNFPRRNDGMAETLAFMGSPEVVIAYSIAGRLDFNPLTDTLPAGDGKPWKLQPPEPAPDLPSKGFVKPSEGYEAPAESDESVDVTIAGDSDRLQRLDPFPAWDGNDFLNLPVLLKAKGPCTTDHISPAGPWLRYRGHLDRISDNLFLGAVNAFTKEPGTGLSPLTGAKEPLAAIARALKAQGIRWVAVGDANYGEGSSREHAAMSPRHLGAAAIVARSFARIHESNLKKQGLLPLTFNNLLDYDRIQEGDRLSLLHLPALAPGSKVLGRITHRDGSEEEFELRHTLNAEQVEWFKAGSALNLLRARERA
- a CDS encoding serine/threonine-protein kinase; this translates as MKLGRFEVLREIGKGAMGVVYLAHDPRIDRKIAIKMIQIPPGVSEEEAREARHRFVREAQAAGKLAHPNIITIYDVVEDPQRTYIAMEYIDGVTLETFTKPGSLLPLATVLSVITQACSALDYAHKSQVIHRDIKPANLMLMKGDLLKVTDFGLAKKPDANLTQAGVLIGTPNYMSPEQISGKPMDGRSDFFSLGVVLYELLTGERPFGGDTISTIIYRILYDEPRPPRIVNEKLPPAFDQILKRALAKEPADRFQSGAEFAEALSNYSTYHFKRPVSTAAPTLRVGREESGPTVLRPRDRSRAYPRSVPAPSFPLFAGQPLKIAACVLLAMVGLVLFPRRVHEIDQSELRAARSPEARVEAAQAGFSTPFGAPAVPQAKLPSSGREARIQVAEGTELFLDGELLSKPLLRLSESDEKEHQLLAVQGCRQRSTLVTLRDFKDDYDLRSLEPAQGTVNIATDPPNATVILDGKPAGKTPTAVPIETCEKHSLRLVLKDYREKRFEFAEDAPLSKISADLGFDHKKNKQLSIALEKIPMGVARLEPPPPFPMEATFVSAEGKSMSPDIKNGELSLPEGKLQLQLVNEKVRFKRSIEVEIVGGETRSVRVEWPSLGKLSVQAEPSNCKVYVDGIFLDNPPVFEHPLVAGEHEILVVPETDHDQKQARKITIESGLTRLEKFTF